Genomic window (Arctopsyche grandis isolate Sample6627 chromosome 5, ASM5162203v2, whole genome shotgun sequence):
CATAAACGACTTTTCAGGACATGTGTCGCGGTTgtctgatgacatcactgttgggtttcgttcgttttacgatcgagcgatgaactctttcttctggaatggtcgaaggggacgttgcccttgagttatgcatgtttgtacaggagcgattatgagatcactggttttgattcgtaatagcacaagtcgtgctatattcctacacaattatggatttttttttgaagTTAGCTGTTCCttttgaagctgccaaatcgcgaatacttttcatataataatgggCCAGATATTGGCTGTCCAGACGATCGTCTTTGAATGAACTACATAAAAATGCACTCTTCGACTTCTTCATTTCCTAATTTTTTCCATAAACTTACGCGCTGAGCTTCCATCTTCTCACATTAAAGAAACAGTAAACTTCATAATTTTTTCACTTTGTTTTTTATATCCGAGATCGTTGACATtccaacattatatttatttgacaaaaacgTCGTAAGACACTGCTATTTAAgtattcattatatttaatttgtcttaatgataatacaacacgctttcttttccatattggttatattaaaaataaatatttaaatcgcgatcaaattttcaagaaacaaacgtcctttgagtattgaattttgaagacaactgaTCCATTACTTCTGTcttattttcgaaattttatgCTATCCATTTCAAAGCagtaaaatttgtgtttgtttttaacaatccggataatcgaggttctactgtattaatgttaatataataaatataaataatttgatgtacatgtgtataaatgatttttatttttaggcaCCAGCTATAAAACTATCCAACGAACAATGATTTATTttgagattatatatgtattttaatgtagATGAAAGTATCAAACGCTAAAATACAGAAAGGAATTCAATTGGTTTAATAAAggtaattttgtacataatagtggtttaattacaaaatttttgtttcatattatagttaattttatttactaaaaatcCAAAGTATCATttcctgaaaaaaaataaaattgcacagttaaaatattatatattttaatatgtatataaatataataaaagaacGAACCATTTTCGCGTTTTCTTTTAGTGTGtttttctaaattgaaaacatgTTGTTGAAAAATTGCTACAGACTCTTGCATACTGGAGACGGCTTGTGAATGATTTGGCGCTTCATCGTCCACTAAATCATTTAATAGAGGCACTGAATCCGGTTGAAAGCTTGTGACTCGCTCTGCCGGAAAAACTACACAGATCTTTTCAGTTTTAGGATGAACACTGAACGGCGCCTTCAGAAGATGGTTCAGACCTTTTGTAACATTAATATCCAGACGGGGATAGCAGAGTTGAAGTTTTATCTCTTCTACCAAGTGTTTCATGCGACGATTACCAGTGTGCTATAAAAAAGTTAAACTGTAATAATACatagtttaaaaattaataattcaaaaataaagaGCATTAAATGATGTACTTCTCTACaaaatgttttgtaaatttGTTCAAACGCTTTCCATCTTAGTACAGAATCAGTATTCAATTCTTCGATAGATTTTTTGACTTGCGCTGCCAAAGTTTCGTCTGGTATgagttttaataatttaccgAGTCCTTCAGGCGTTGAAAAGAATTGTTGATCTACAAGAATTTCTTCAAATGTTTTGTCTATGATTTCTATTGCAAATCTGTAAATATAAgtgttatattaataaaaaaatatttattaaaaaacagcATTTTATTTCAACACTAACATACTTTATACTAGTGTGAATATTATCGGAATTTAAATGAACTTTTTTCGCTTGAGACTCTCCGCCGGAGACGACGGCCAAGTAATCAGCTACAGCTCCACGTCCAGCTGACGAGAGTGACCTGGCCTCGGCACACGATACCCAACAATGAATTCCACGCCTGCCAGAATAGACCCACAAAACCCCAGTAAATCCAAAGTCATCTGAAAACATAAAATTGCACTTACAatatatcttcttcttcttgttaatgccttgtccacatccggacgttggcgaccacctcgtcgattatttgaagatatccacaTCGGTCTTCAGTGTTTCATACAGCTCATattgtttcgaagccaagataactttttcctgccaatccatttttttccttctattttccccatggttatcaaacggagaaatccttattttggaccccgtatcatgtgtccgaggtactccatctttctccgcttgatgacagaaacaagttccctgcctctccccatcatgccgaggacagcttcgtttgatatctttttggtccacggaatcttcagcatacgcctatagacccacatctcaaaagcttcgatgcggctgatcatcttggtcttcagagtccacgtctcacatccgtgtagtaatactatCCAGatgtagctcttcgcgaatctcaaccgtgtatgaagattgagatgcttgtttgtaagcgccgccttcatttttacaaatgctgttctagccatctcaatgcggattcttagatcttcatctgggtccatctcttcatttagCCAGGtgcccaggtatttgaatctttttactctttctatcaactctccatccaaggttagattcccggtgtctgtttgcattctatctactatcataaattttgtcttctttagatttatacgcagacctcttcgattgctttcttgatgtacacggtctagagatctttgcaggtctgctaaattttcagcgactagtgccgtgtcatcagcatatcttatattggtgatcgtctcgccacccaccttgatgccctccgcctcttggagagcatcgtggaagatggattcggtgtaggtgttaaaaagagtaggtgataggaggcatccttgcctgacgccccgttctatagaaatctcatcagtgaattgatcatcgacacatactactgcagtctgattccaataaatatttcgtagcaatctgacatctctgtcatccaggccaatattttttaatgtttccatcaggcgagcgtgttggacacggtcaaaggccttttcaaagtctataaagtaGATGTACataggtttacggacttctctgcatctttggagtagtgttttcatacagaaaagggcctctcgggtacccaagccttgtctgaacccaaactgctctctgctaatcgcctcttcacaccatgagtaaattacaatatatactgtcgtcataaaaaacaaaatataatagcaATACCAACCAGTCAGAGCTCGGTCCAAGACTTGACAAGCGATCACCATAAACTTCCAACACTTCTGGCATATATCAGCACCCTGACAACAAGTGCGCACATCGTCATAATCTGTAAGATCGATATCGAATACCAATTCTCTGGCTAGGACTGTCGATCCTTGTTTAGAGATGGACGGCCTGCAAAATGATACATGTAAGAGCAGTGTGGAAGCTAAACGAAAGCTTCAATTAAGGAATGACTTACTCTGAATCATAAACGGCGCCTATGTCTATTTTGTAAGGGCATTTCTTTtgaagtaagagtttgaggtcgTGCGCACGTCTTATGGACAGGTAGCGAATGTAGACATCTTCGGCGAGGGTGAATGAGAGTTCTCTGTTGGCTAGAGGTAGAGGTGAACAGCCGGCAGCAACCCAACGACACCATAAACTCAATGGGAATTTCGATCGGTAGTATATAGATAGCAAATTGTTTAGAATTGGAACATCCATTTTCTATTCATTAATCTACAAATATAGTGTATGTTTAGAaagtgtttatatattttaaatgtgtgtttttgtatatttaccgTATTTAAAGGTAGTATGAACTCACTCTTGATATTGACAAGTGACAGCTAGCGTTCCCGCGTTCAACGTTTTGATTAATGTTGCCactcgtgatttttttttaatatattgctactacaaaaaaatataataaaaatttgataagTAGATGGGAGAAATCCCACGGTAAACAGATTTtgtgcaaattgcgatcgcacaCAAgataatcgttgccacaaaaatcacgAATATAGAATATCttgcactcgagttctcgttagtacaatatttcgcgtttttcgagtttttgggtgccagatgttccgtgatcgagattttagtgacgtgtgcgagatcactTTTTGCGATTCCAAATCACATAGTTGTTGACTACCGAATTGTTATTGGTTTGAATTAAAACAATACATGAACTTTAATCGATggccaaataaaatatagttttcAGATAGTAGGTTcacaagatttttattaatgtCACAGAGTTCTTaatatttaactttaaattcTAAGAGGACCATAACTGTAATTTCCACtaagaaaatcaaaataataagttgattggcacatacatattttacgttCTTCATTGAAAGACTCATTATTTGAGCTcataaataatatgtttacaaggttttttaatAGCGTTTTAGCCAATttccaaatttattaaaaccagTCAGCCTCACTGGCATTCTAAACAGGACGAGCATTGTAGGAGCCAGGGCCgctgagagggggggggggggggtagttgGGGTTTAAGTTTCAGGGCTTggactacttgaggggccccgtgttgggacgtttttttctaatagttctgatagatttttcacaTATTAGAAATATatctgtaggaatctcgtcgtcgtcatcgtcatcgaaaccttcgagaatattccgcaacaacaaaatacatcgagcggaacaccatcaagcattccagaaaatactacgcctcgacaaaagtgcattcctcttgtacgcatcaacaactaaatgctcgcacgcatcaataaccacttccatcaagcgttccagaaaattctacgcctcgacaaaagtgcattcctttcttacgcatcaacaaaccaccaccatcggtcaggcgattccagaaacactataaaaggaggtacaacccaaacaacgccagtcgacccagagcagcaagcgtcaacatacagctcctgaccagccaccactacactacgcggacttggaagatcaaccagccggacgagccagcaacacactgccgtatccagagaccttccgtacatagctgaatgctgagccaacgacactctaccatatccagagaccgctgaacgacatacttttgcccacaaataccatacctttgtacaaccataggcaaacaataaaactttataaaactagcacaacagtgtttcgttaggccgggatacggtcaacacacatgtaacccgcctacattggtactaatccgacgtgatctacgcaaccttctgatcatccaacagcgctgtcaacacatcgctaccccgcctacattggtgaccccatctttgaaccacacaacagtgtttcgttaggccgggatacggtcaacacatcgtaccccgcctacattggtgaccccatcttagaactacgcagccttcatagcagtcaacagcgcagtcaacacggcagcccacagtgcagccctcacaacaaccaacagccgccacgacagcagtcaacagcgcagtcaacacggcagcccacagtgcagcctccacaacaaccaacagccgccacgacagcagcccacagcgcagcctacatagcagcctacatcgcagcccacatagcagcccacattgcag
Coding sequences:
- the Prim1 gene encoding DNA primase small subunit; its protein translation is MDVPILNNLLSIYYRSKFPLSLWCRWVAAGCSPLPLANRELSFTLAEDVYIRYLSIRRAHDLKLLLQKKCPYKIDIGAVYDSEPSISKQGSTVLARELVFDIDLTDYDDVRTCCQGADICQKCWKFMVIACQVLDRALTDDFGFTGVLWVYSGRRGIHCWVSCAEARSLSSAGRGAVADYLAVVSGGESQAKKVHLNSDNIHTSIKFAIEIIDKTFEEILVDQQFFSTPEGLGKLLKLIPDETLAAQVKKSIEELNTDSVLRWKAFEQIYKTFCREHTGNRRMKHLVEEIKLQLCYPRLDINVTKGLNHLLKAPFSVHPKTEKICVVFPAERVTSFQPDSVPLLNDLVDDEAPNHSQAVSSMQESVAIFQQHVFNLEKHTKRKRENGNDTLDF